The proteins below come from a single Rosa rugosa chromosome 2, drRosRugo1.1, whole genome shotgun sequence genomic window:
- the LOC133730247 gene encoding RNA polymerase II C-terminal domain phosphatase-like 4, translating to MKQADDRIASNLHRALNLNSKSCSSQNRKLHLVLDLDHTLLHSTELDHVTPQEEYLKTKTDDHSLEGDVFMDSTMITKLRPFVRTFLKEASHVFEMHIYTTGNRAYALRMAELLDPEQEYFFTSSSRVISCNDHSSRGQKKCLDLVRGCEDSNVLILDDTREAWTKENQDNLIVIRRYYFFKYSSQTMCLNNRKSLAELKTDENDYLEHILQLLKQVHAMFFVHKLPNKNHFGNDVRQVLKTLRKRVLKLERL from the coding sequence ATGAAGCAAGCGGACGATCGCATTGCTTCGAATCTTCATAGAGCACTGAACTTGAATTCCAAGTCTTGTTCGTCTCAAAACAGGAAACTACACTTGGTACTTGATCTAGATCACACACTACTGCACTCCACCGAACTCGATCATGTGACTCCCCAAGAAGAATACTTAAAGACCAAAACAGATGATCATTCTCTGGAAGGTGATGTTTTCATGGATTCAACCATGATAACCAAGTTGAGGCCCTTTGTCAGGACATTTCTCAAGGAAGCCAGTCACGTGTTTGAGATGCACATATACACAACAGGCAATCGAGCTTATGCATTGCGAATGGCTGAGTTGCTTGACCCCGAACAAGAGTACTTCTTCACTTCTAGCTCTAGAGTAATATCGTGCAACGACCACAGCTCCCGAGGACAAAAGAAGTGTCTAGATCTTGTGCGTGGTTGTGAAGATTCTAATGTCTTGATCCTTGACGATACACGAGAGGCATGGACAAAGGAAAATCAGGACAATTTGATAGTAATAAGACGATATTATTTCTTCAAATACAGTTCTCAAACAATGTGCCTCAATAACCGCAAGTCTCTTGCCGAGTTGAAGACGGATGAAAATGATTATCTTGAACATATTCTTCAGCTTCTTAAGCAAGTCCACGCTATGTTCTTTGTTCATAAGCTGCCCAACAAGAATCACTTTGGAAATGATGTAAGGCAGGTGTTAAAGACTCTTCGGAAACGagtgttgaaacttgaaaggcTGTGA